In one Alphaproteobacteria bacterium SS10 genomic region, the following are encoded:
- a CDS encoding FAD-dependent oxidoreductase, translating to MQAFDFIVVGAGLMGAAAARHLAKSDASVLLLGPGEPADKRRHQGVFASHYDEARITRHLDPRPGWATVSARAIHRYAEIEREGGESFFHEVGSLMVGPSDGDGSAYFKGAEAVGLERGLEFSVLDNQALAANFPIFSFPDDVYALWEPRGAGYINPRGHVAAESKAAVAAGAVRVDAEVSQLEEAPEGVTVTCVNGERFQASKVVVAAGAFSRELLPQPIQMDVFARTVAFLELDDVEAERLKAMPSLIYQPPDMSFNPYILPPVRYPDGKIYIKIGGDPDDQLLQSNAEISEWFRSDGNLEVRDFQVEQLLRFMPDLRYRSVSSASCVTSFTKTLRPLIYHQTDRIVALTGGNGVGAKCGDELGRLGAAEALGEPAETSLFNGDFGPDGAPEPSLRSPRLEARAD from the coding sequence ATGCAAGCCTTTGATTTTATAGTGGTTGGTGCTGGTCTGATGGGGGCGGCAGCGGCTCGACACCTGGCCAAGTCTGATGCCTCGGTACTACTGCTTGGCCCTGGTGAGCCAGCCGATAAACGGCGGCATCAGGGGGTGTTTGCCAGTCATTATGATGAGGCGCGCATTACCCGGCACTTGGATCCAAGGCCCGGTTGGGCGACCGTTAGTGCCCGCGCCATTCACCGCTATGCTGAGATTGAGCGGGAGGGGGGCGAGAGCTTCTTCCACGAGGTTGGCTCGTTAATGGTTGGTCCATCCGATGGCGATGGCTCAGCTTACTTTAAGGGAGCTGAAGCAGTCGGATTGGAGCGGGGGCTTGAGTTTTCGGTTCTCGATAACCAGGCGTTGGCAGCAAACTTCCCCATCTTCTCATTTCCCGATGATGTCTATGCCCTTTGGGAGCCTAGGGGGGCAGGCTACATCAATCCGCGTGGGCATGTGGCGGCGGAGAGTAAGGCCGCAGTGGCCGCTGGCGCCGTTAGGGTCGATGCAGAGGTTTCGCAGCTTGAAGAAGCACCAGAGGGCGTCACTGTCACCTGTGTGAACGGTGAGCGGTTCCAAGCCAGCAAGGTGGTCGTTGCCGCTGGGGCATTCTCGCGGGAATTGCTGCCGCAGCCCATCCAAATGGATGTGTTCGCGCGAACAGTTGCGTTTCTAGAGCTTGATGATGTGGAGGCTGAGCGGCTTAAGGCAATGCCGTCGCTGATCTACCAGCCGCCGGATATGTCCTTTAACCCCTATATCTTGCCGCCAGTCCGCTATCCGGATGGCAAGATCTACATCAAGATTGGTGGGGACCCGGATGATCAGCTGTTGCAAAGCAATGCAGAGATATCCGAATGGTTCCGTAGCGACGGAAATCTAGAAGTAAGGGATTTCCAGGTCGAACAGTTGTTGCGCTTCATGCCGGACCTTCGCTATCGCTCGGTCTCCTCAGCCAGCTGTGTGACCTCGTTTACCAAAACTCTGCGGCCACTAATCTATCATCAGACAGATCGCATCGTCGCGCTGACCGGCGGTAATGGCGTGGGTGCAAAATGTGGTGATGAGTTGGGTAGGTTAGGCGCGGCCGAGGCGCTCGGCGAACCCGCCGAGACCAGTCTATTCAATGGTGACTTTGGGCCTGATGGGGCGCCGGAACCCAGCCTTCGCAGCCCACGCCTTGAGGCGCGGGCTGATTAG
- a CDS encoding YjbH domain-containing protein, whose product MADLGRRLLTGVMILALSGCQAVSGADSAPSAEPWFRNTASDNPVTELGRIGAIRTPTARMDPAGTIRVHAARREPYWVAGVSVQPLERLALTLRRTRDDRSPDLRGFEFSGGLDAKFLLRHEGEIAPQISLGVDAIAGNGIFGSEYLVASKRIGPVDLSLGMGWGRLAGAGPLTNPFSVIGGHFKRPERRQEPDRGEDFWFTGDRLGLFGSAVYRLPFTLPWVKERHRPKLILEYDSDQFWAERRFDPDFDLGNIPVNVGLSTPLGQGFQAGIAVERFKTISARLSWSWDATRRRKPLTGLGLPIAASTTLEEPEKPSIATPSQAVSANGRQWLDAGTISAEELAAEILGAGIEGAAANPLDDDVTVGLHSHGVPTLGLSMASADLRDLANNTGSANEVWQNAERSTLQTLPPDTGGFLDRASLNIRPETTIDAFEASTAAVARQSIVLDGQYRRGNTIYGAGLRVNLADNLDRLELDRAVISLPVRSDLALFADNSFWLENAYIGSFDHVFPDLYLAGLTGMFEEQYGGLNAQLLYWPHDAKWAVGGQFSQVFRRNPFNTLEFQEDVVGTGEVSGYYQFGGGTVGKMSVISYLGTEAGLRFDLVQPLGYGWKLESYLAFSDGEDLAASGAVTFAEVGGADFGVRLTAPLASLFGGRVKVAPEVNVRALGRDQAQRLRVPIELYDLVAPAHQSTVIRSWPGLGLH is encoded by the coding sequence ATGGCCGATTTGGGGCGCCGATTGCTCACGGGCGTGATGATCCTGGCACTTAGCGGGTGCCAGGCGGTTTCTGGCGCGGATAGTGCGCCCTCGGCTGAACCCTGGTTCCGTAACACCGCATCAGACAATCCGGTGACCGAGCTTGGCCGGATCGGCGCCATCCGCACCCCTACCGCCCGCATGGATCCGGCCGGGACAATCCGGGTGCATGCGGCACGGCGGGAACCCTATTGGGTCGCCGGCGTTTCAGTTCAGCCCCTGGAGAGGTTGGCCCTCACGCTCCGCCGAACCCGGGATGATCGCTCACCAGATCTACGTGGCTTTGAGTTTAGCGGCGGGCTGGATGCCAAATTCCTCCTCCGCCATGAGGGAGAGATTGCGCCACAGATTAGCCTCGGCGTCGATGCCATCGCCGGTAACGGCATCTTTGGCTCTGAGTACCTGGTGGCCAGCAAGCGGATTGGCCCCGTCGATCTAAGCCTTGGCATGGGCTGGGGCCGCCTGGCCGGCGCTGGGCCTCTCACCAACCCGTTCAGCGTCATCGGTGGCCATTTCAAACGGCCGGAGCGGCGGCAGGAACCAGACCGGGGTGAGGATTTCTGGTTCACCGGTGACCGGCTCGGCCTCTTTGGCAGCGCCGTTTACCGCCTGCCCTTCACCCTGCCCTGGGTCAAAGAACGGCATCGACCAAAGCTAATTCTGGAATATGACAGCGACCAGTTCTGGGCAGAGCGGCGCTTTGATCCTGATTTTGACCTTGGCAATATCCCGGTAAATGTCGGTCTCTCCACCCCCTTGGGCCAGGGTTTTCAAGCCGGGATCGCCGTTGAGCGGTTCAAGACCATCTCAGCCCGCCTATCCTGGTCCTGGGACGCCACCAGACGGCGGAAGCCACTAACTGGCCTAGGACTGCCGATAGCAGCGTCAACCACGCTGGAGGAGCCGGAGAAGCCCAGCATCGCCACCCCTAGCCAGGCAGTATCAGCAAATGGCCGCCAATGGCTTGATGCAGGTACCATCTCCGCCGAGGAACTGGCCGCCGAAATTCTGGGTGCTGGCATTGAGGGCGCGGCTGCCAATCCCCTGGATGATGATGTGACGGTGGGTTTGCATAGCCATGGTGTACCCACCCTTGGCCTCAGCATGGCATCGGCTGATTTGCGCGACCTTGCGAACAATACCGGCTCAGCCAATGAGGTTTGGCAGAATGCCGAGCGCAGCACGTTACAAACCCTGCCACCAGATACCGGTGGATTCCTGGATCGCGCCAGCCTCAACATTCGACCAGAAACCACCATCGATGCCTTTGAGGCCTCAACCGCCGCCGTTGCAAGGCAGAGCATTGTGTTGGATGGGCAGTACCGCCGCGGCAATACAATCTATGGTGCGGGCCTGCGGGTGAACCTCGCCGATAATCTTGATCGGCTAGAGCTTGATCGGGCGGTTATCTCGCTACCGGTGCGCAGTGATTTGGCACTCTTCGCTGACAACAGTTTCTGGTTGGAAAACGCCTATATCGGCAGCTTTGACCATGTCTTCCCGGACCTTTATCTGGCCGGCCTAACCGGCATGTTTGAAGAGCAATATGGCGGCCTTAACGCGCAGCTTCTCTACTGGCCCCATGATGCGAAATGGGCAGTCGGCGGCCAGTTCAGCCAGGTGTTCCGCCGCAACCCGTTCAACACGTTGGAGTTCCAGGAAGACGTGGTCGGCACTGGTGAGGTGTCGGGTTACTACCAGTTCGGCGGTGGCACAGTCGGCAAGATGTCAGTGATTAGCTATCTGGGCACCGAAGCAGGCCTGCGTTTCGATCTGGTCCAGCCGCTGGGTTATGGCTGGAAACTTGAGAGCTACCTTGCCTTCAGCGATGGGGAGGATCTAGCGGCCAGTGGCGCCGTTACCTTTGCCGAGGTTGGCGGCGCCGACTTTGGTGTCCGCCTCACAGCCCCGCTGGCCAGCCTGTTTGGTGGCCGGGTGAAGGTTGCGCCAGAAGTAAATGTCCGGGCGCTGGGTCGGGATCAGGCGCAACGCCTACGGGTGCCAATTGAGCTTTATGATCTCGTCGCACCAGCGCATCAGAGCACTGTGATACGATCCTGGCCAGGATTGGGACTGCACTAG
- a CDS encoding HAD family phosphatase → MTKRRYKAAFYDVDGTLIDSEQVGKDAFINVAAGYGKTITSSQFDETTGMSAGDRFKLFFGDGQFDGHQKEFEAQTKAYVAERSNQIEVLPGVPAMFQMINDRHMFQAVVTNAREETSWTKVDRIGELQNGLIFRITAGQMTKKKPHPEGYQNATRKMQGAFGVDPSEIIVFEDSKTGVEAAKRAGLTVVQIISDENERFDKTSDIQPDLVLNGMGRLSELKKLEAFIDAGPILEPVGRPSEPFRPFMLDNLRVLGKAESEAQDRAVALRDAAAAKGEEFDPLDWLKRQREGKAEAPKPS, encoded by the coding sequence ATGACCAAGCGCCGATACAAAGCAGCCTTCTACGATGTTGATGGGACCCTCATCGACAGCGAGCAGGTCGGTAAAGACGCGTTCATCAACGTGGCGGCCGGCTATGGCAAGACCATCACCTCGTCGCAGTTTGATGAAACCACGGGGATGAGCGCCGGTGACCGGTTCAAACTGTTCTTTGGCGATGGCCAATTTGATGGCCACCAGAAAGAGTTCGAGGCCCAGACCAAGGCCTATGTCGCTGAGCGCAGCAATCAGATTGAGGTGCTGCCTGGCGTCCCGGCCATGTTCCAGATGATCAATGACCGGCACATGTTTCAGGCCGTGGTCACCAATGCCCGGGAAGAAACCTCCTGGACCAAGGTTGACCGGATTGGCGAGCTACAAAATGGCCTGATCTTTCGGATCACAGCGGGCCAGATGACCAAGAAGAAGCCGCATCCCGAGGGATATCAGAATGCCACCCGGAAGATGCAAGGTGCCTTTGGTGTCGACCCGTCCGAGATCATTGTCTTTGAGGACAGCAAAACCGGTGTTGAGGCCGCAAAACGCGCGGGCCTGACCGTGGTGCAAATCATCAGTGATGAGAATGAGCGGTTCGACAAGACCAGTGATATTCAGCCCGACCTAGTGCTGAACGGCATGGGCCGGTTATCCGAGCTCAAAAAGCTTGAAGCCTTTATTGACGCGGGCCCAATCCTCGAGCCCGTTGGCCGCCCAAGCGAGCCCTTCCGCCCCTTCATGCTGGATAACCTACGCGTGCTGGGCAAGGCCGAGAGCGAGGCCCAGGATCGCGCCGTGGCCCTCCGTGACGCGGCAGCAGCAAAGGGCGAAGAGTTCGACCCGCTAGACTGGCTAAAGCGCCAGCGCGAGGGCAAAGCCGAAGCCCCCAAACCGAGTTGA
- the yacG gene encoding DNA gyrase inhibitor YacG: MSKAKCPTCGKPTVHQFRPFCSKRCAQLDLAKWLNEDYAIPVGDEAAHDGQRRGDERPRQPANDDGPIIIQED; this comes from the coding sequence ATGAGTAAGGCTAAATGCCCAACCTGCGGTAAGCCGACCGTACATCAGTTTCGACCCTTCTGTTCGAAACGCTGCGCGCAGCTCGATCTCGCCAAGTGGCTGAATGAAGATTACGCCATCCCGGTAGGGGATGAGGCCGCCCATGACGGCCAGCGACGGGGCGATGAACGGCCACGGCAACCAGCCAATGATGACGGCCCGATCATCATTCAGGAAGATTAG
- a CDS encoding ribonuclease E/G produces MTRPTLIIEPVGEAIRAALFQAGGRLRQFWLMPDPAPSLYPGAIVEGAINGRNSAMGSLTVEVPGEGAVQVPARGVGQEIATLPIEIIAAPQRGTGTGRQKPARGTAQISAAGRYLVLRDPKGRGVKLSNRMAAGAVEPLVAEMQKEAGSWIIRHNALDVEPTTVLAEAQRLLADWTSSTRPAMSLPARIFQEMVVEPDTVDVILDAKLSDETMNKMAALLPSEAIRAEQEAGDRLDLDRHQYELQQAVAPFDGGQLCIEPTEALIAIDMDLASLEHCHAGLLEAVRQIQLRNLCGSIVIDLPRGIDPAEVKKAMTNYLEQADMAATVHGVSRGGLLELSISRRWPMLHEILAHSPG; encoded by the coding sequence ATGACACGCCCAACCCTGATTATTGAACCGGTTGGCGAAGCTATTCGCGCTGCCCTGTTTCAGGCTGGGGGGCGGTTGCGCCAGTTCTGGTTGATGCCGGACCCAGCGCCCAGCCTCTATCCCGGTGCCATTGTTGAGGGGGCGATTAATGGGCGAAACAGTGCCATGGGGTCGCTGACCGTCGAGGTTCCTGGGGAAGGGGCCGTTCAGGTGCCCGCCCGTGGTGTTGGCCAAGAGATTGCTACTCTGCCCATCGAGATCATTGCGGCCCCCCAACGCGGCACGGGTACAGGGCGTCAGAAGCCAGCCCGGGGCACTGCACAGATCAGTGCCGCTGGCCGTTACCTCGTGTTGCGCGATCCGAAGGGGCGGGGCGTCAAGCTGTCCAATCGGATGGCCGCGGGTGCGGTCGAGCCGTTAGTGGCGGAGATGCAGAAAGAGGCAGGCAGCTGGATCATTCGTCATAATGCCTTGGATGTTGAGCCCACCACCGTTCTAGCGGAGGCACAGCGCTTGCTGGCTGACTGGACTAGCTCAACCCGTCCAGCCATGAGCTTACCCGCTCGCATCTTCCAAGAGATGGTGGTTGAGCCTGACACGGTCGACGTCATTCTTGATGCCAAGCTTAGCGACGAGACCATGAACAAGATGGCGGCGCTGTTACCAAGCGAGGCGATTAGGGCTGAGCAAGAGGCAGGTGATCGCCTAGATCTCGATCGCCATCAATATGAACTGCAGCAGGCGGTGGCACCGTTTGATGGTGGCCAACTTTGTATTGAGCCGACAGAGGCTTTGATCGCCATTGATATGGACCTGGCGAGCCTTGAGCATTGCCATGCCGGCCTGTTGGAGGCGGTGAGGCAAATCCAGCTGCGCAACCTATGCGGCTCGATCGTCATCGACTTGCCAAGAGGCATCGACCCGGCCGAGGTAAAGAAGGCCATGACCAACTACCTTGAGCAGGCGGATATGGCGGCGACGGTTCATGGTGTCAGCCGTGGCGGTTTATTGGAGTTGTCGATCAGCCGCCGTTGGCCCATGTTGCATGAAATTCTGGCGCATTCGCCAGGTTAG
- the maf gene encoding septum formation protein Maf: MELILASASPRRLALLEQIGQVPSQVLAADLDETPHPRELPRRYAIRLADEKAVAVRDAHQLTKPGQVILAADTVVALGRRILPKAEDAQTVRECLALLSGRAHQVHCAVTLLTGAGQMTRRCVSSRVSVKRLTKADIEGYVDGGEGLGKAGGYAIQGHAAAFIRQIAGSYSGIVGLPLFEVSQMLHGLAVK, from the coding sequence ATGGAACTAATCTTAGCATCGGCATCACCGCGCCGCTTAGCCCTGCTGGAACAGATTGGACAAGTGCCATCACAGGTTCTGGCCGCCGATTTAGACGAAACACCCCATCCGAGAGAACTACCCCGCCGTTACGCGATCCGCCTTGCGGATGAGAAGGCGGTGGCCGTTCGTGATGCCCATCAATTGACCAAGCCGGGCCAGGTCATTCTCGCGGCCGATACGGTTGTCGCCTTAGGCCGTCGCATCTTGCCTAAGGCCGAGGATGCCCAGACCGTGCGTGAGTGTCTGGCGCTGCTATCCGGTCGTGCCCATCAAGTGCATTGCGCGGTTACCTTGCTAACAGGGGCTGGTCAGATGACACGTCGATGCGTCAGCTCCCGCGTCTCGGTAAAACGGCTCACCAAGGCCGACATCGAGGGCTATGTCGACGGTGGTGAGGGGCTTGGTAAGGCTGGCGGCTATGCAATTCAGGGGCATGCAGCGGCGTTTATTCGCCAGATTGCCGGATCATACTCGGGCATTGTCGGCCTCCCGCTATTTGAGGTTTCCCAGATGCTTCATGGGCTGGCCGTCAAATGA
- the infA gene encoding translation initiation factor IF-1 has translation MPKEDLIEFNGTVVELLPNAMFRVKLDNDHEILAHTSGKMRKNRIRVLAGDRVTVEMTPYDLTKGRITFRFK, from the coding sequence ATGCCCAAAGAAGATCTTATTGAATTCAACGGTACCGTCGTCGAACTGCTGCCGAACGCCATGTTCCGGGTCAAGCTCGATAATGACCACGAAATCCTGGCGCACACCTCAGGCAAGATGCGTAAGAATCGTATTCGCGTGCTGGCCGGTGACCGCGTAACCGTTGAGATGACGCCTTACGACTTGACCAAGGGCCGCATCACCTTCCGCTTTAAGTAA
- a CDS encoding prepilin peptidase: protein MTEFLDALHFALAQPPILITFSALLGLVFGGFSTVAGDRLGQLAVAEDEGIELEQEMGLWWPASRCENCGRPLSAIERAPGIGWFAVKGRCKQCGFKVPVSAPMAEWGCAVLFALIAWKFGPTWSTLAYMFAGWSFIAMTLADVKHMALPDRLTLPLLWVGLLASALNITPVPPDYAIMGAAAGFGFLWLLQEAYFRLRGIIGIGGGDVKLLGAIGAWVGIEYVFLTAVFAALLGLLVFAVLGLLRLYQDQHKPFGPMLAAAGCWATLRPEDIQAVLDWMATLVT, encoded by the coding sequence ATGACCGAGTTTCTCGACGCGCTGCATTTTGCCCTGGCGCAACCACCGATCCTGATCACCTTCTCTGCCCTTCTAGGCCTAGTCTTTGGTGGGTTCTCCACCGTTGCTGGTGATCGGCTTGGCCAGCTCGCTGTTGCTGAGGATGAAGGCATCGAGCTTGAGCAGGAAATGGGCCTTTGGTGGCCGGCTAGTCGATGTGAGAACTGTGGCCGCCCATTGAGCGCCATTGAACGTGCGCCCGGTATTGGATGGTTCGCGGTCAAGGGCCGCTGCAAGCAATGCGGATTTAAGGTGCCCGTCTCGGCCCCTATGGCGGAATGGGGCTGTGCCGTTCTATTTGCCTTAATCGCCTGGAAGTTTGGACCGACCTGGTCGACCCTTGCCTACATGTTTGCCGGTTGGAGCTTCATCGCCATGACCCTGGCTGATGTGAAGCATATGGCACTGCCCGACCGCCTGACCCTTCCGCTGCTCTGGGTTGGCCTGTTGGCATCAGCCCTGAACATCACGCCTGTGCCGCCTGATTACGCCATCATGGGCGCAGCCGCTGGCTTTGGCTTCTTATGGCTACTTCAAGAGGCCTATTTCCGCCTGCGCGGCATCATTGGCATTGGTGGTGGCGATGTAAAACTACTGGGTGCGATTGGCGCCTGGGTGGGCATTGAATACGTGTTCTTAACTGCCGTCTTTGCCGCTCTGCTAGGGCTGCTGGTCTTTGCCGTTCTCGGCCTCCTGCGCCTTTACCAGGACCAGCATAAACCCTTTGGCCCAATGCTGGCCGCGGCTGGCTGCTGGGCAACCTTGCGGCCTGAGGATATCCAAGCCGTCTTGGATTGGATGGCGACGCTGGTCACCTAG